Part of the Vicinamibacterales bacterium genome is shown below.
CGAGCGCCTGGAGCAGAGCGTCGTGGGAGGCCGGCACCGCCGCGGGGTCCGCGACCACCTGGTAGGTCCACGCCATCAGGCCGCGCGTGGCGACGTGCGCGGCGTCGAGATTGCGCATGGCTCCGGCCGCGGTGTTGCGCGGGTTGGCGAAGAGCGGCTCGCCGGCGGCGGCCCGCTCGCGGTTGGTCCGCTCGAAGGCCGCCTTGGGCAGGTACACCTCGCCCCGGACTTCGAGGCGCGGGGGCGGCGTGCCCCGCAGGGCCAGCGGCAGTGCCCGGATCGTCCGGACGTTCGCGGTGACGTCCTCGCCGAGCACGCCGTCGCCGCGGGTGGCGCCGCGCACGAGGCGGCCCTCCTCGTAGGTGAGGGCGATGCTCAGGCCGTCCACCTTCAGCTCGGCGACGTACGTGACTGGCGCGTCCGCGCCGAGTCCCTTGCGGACGCGCTCGTCGAAGGCCCTGAGCTCCGCCTCGTTGTAGGCGTTGTCCAGGCTGAGCATGGGCGCGGCATGCGCCACCGTCTCGAAGCCCTCGGCCGGCCGGCCGCTGACGCGCTGGGTGGGCGACTCGGGTACGACCAGCTCCGGATGCGCGGCCTCGAGCGACTGAAGCTCGCGCAACAGCGCATCGAACTGCTGGTCCGAGATCTCGGGCGCGTTCACGATGTAGTAGAGCTCTTCGTGGCGCCGGATCTCGCGTCGGAGATCGGCGGCGCGCTCTGCGGGCGTCACGGGCACGGCAGGGCCTCGGCGCGCCGCGACCGGGTCAGCGATCGCGGGCGATGACGAACTCGGCCAACGCGACGAGGGCCTCGCGCTCGGGCCGATCCGGGAACACGGCCAGGTGGCGGATGGCGGTCTCGCCGAACGTTCGGGCGCGGGCCTGCGCGTATTCCAGCGACCGGTGCTCGGCCAGCAGATGGCGGATGCGCGCCCAGTCCTCGGGCGACGCGTGGCGCTCGGCCACGATGCGGCGGATGAGCGCCACCGCGTCCGGGCCGCCGTTGTCCCGCAGGTGGATGAGCGGCAGGGTCATCTTGCCCTCGAGCAGGTCCCCTCCCACCGGCTTGCCGAGCGCCTCGGCTTCACCCGTGAAGTCGAGCTGATCGTCCACGAGCTGGAACAGCACGCCGAGGTTGAAGCCGTACTCGCGGAGGGCGACGCGCTTCTCCATCCCCGCGTCGCCCAGCATCGCGCCGATCTCGGCACAGCCGCCGAAGAGGTGCGCGGTCTTGCGACGGATGATGTCGAAGTGCTCGTCCTCGGTGATGTCCACGTCGCCGTTCTTCGTGAGCTGGTAGATCTCGCCCTCGATCATGCGCAGCGTGATGTCGCACAGCAGGCGGACCACGTCGAGCGTGTCCTGCGTGAGCGCCATGGCCATCGACTTGATGTAGAGGAAGTCCCCGGCCAGCACTGTGACGTCGTTGCCCCAGCGCGAGTGCACGGCCTTCTGGCCGCGGCGGGTCTCGGCGTCGTCGATGATGTCGTCGTGGACGAGCGTGGCCGTGTGGATGAACTCCACCACCGCGGCGTTCAGGACCGCCCGCGGGCCCACGTAGCCGCACAGCCGCGAGGCCATCAGCAGCAGCGCGGGACGGACGCGCTTGCCGCCGCTCTTCTGGATGTAGGCCCCGATCTCGGGGATCACCCCGACCTTCGACTCGACTTGACGCAGGTATTCGCGCTCGACCTCCACGAGGTCGTCGCGCACGGGTTCGAACAGCTGGAGGAGGTCGAGGGTCGTCTTCGGCACGGCGGGACGTGAGCCGCACAATTCGACCATAGCGCTCGGGCCGGTGTCAACGCGGGGTGACGTGCTTAGTGCTTGCGCTACGGCAGTTTGCGAGCGTCACGCCCCGAACAGGGCCTCGTAGTTGCGGTCGACCGCGCCGGCCAGTTCCGCCGGCGTGACGCCCCGCGCCTTCGCCGCCACCGCGGCCGTGACGGCCACGAAGGCCGGCTCGTTGCGCGTCCCGCGGTGCGGGACCGGCGCCAGGTACGGGGCGTCGGTCTCCAGGAGCACCCGGTCGAGGGGCGTGGCTCGCAGCGCGTCCCGGAGCTCGCCGGCGCGGGGGAAGGTCAGGATGCCTGAGAACGACAGGTAGAACCCCGTCGCCAGGGCGCGCCCGGCCGCGGCGGCGTCGCCGGTGAAGCAGTGGAAGACGCCGGTCACCGGTCCGGCCGCGCGGGCGTCCCCGATGAGGGCCAGCGTGTCGGCCTCGGCCTCGCGCGTGTGGATGGCGACGGGCAGGCGACGGGCCCGGGCCAGGGCCAGCTGCGCGCGGAAGACCGCCTGCTGCACGCCCGGCGGCGAGAACGAGTAGTGGTAGTCGAGGCCGATCTCGCCGATCGCCACCACGGACGGTTCCCTGTCGAGACGGCCCGCCACGACGCGGGCGGCCTCCTCCGGATCGGCCGCGAACATGTGCGCGTGATGCGGGTGCACGCCGGTCGCGAGGCGGATGCGGGCGTCGCGGGCGGCCAGCGCCGTGGCCCGCTCCCACTCCGCGTCGTCCTCCGCCGCCACGATGACGAGCAGGCGGTCCACGCCGGCCGCCGCCGCGCGGTCGAGCACGGCGTCGAGATCCGCGGCGAACTCCTCGCCGGCGAGGTGGCAATGGGAATCGATCATTGGCGGGAACCGAGGCCCGGGGCCCGGGGCCCGGGACAACGCGTCGTCGCCGCGTGAGGTGCGGCGGCCGAGACGCGTCGGTCGCCCACTGGCGCCCCGTGTCGGGTCCTTCCAAGCCCCGAGACCCGGGCCCCGAAACCCGACGCGCCCGCGCAGCCAGGCACTCGTGTCACCGCACGCGGGCACCCGGCGGCGCGGGCTCCGGATTGATGAGCATCGCCGGGCCACCGTCGGTGCTGGCCGCGAGCACCATGCCCTCGGACACCAGGCCCATCATCGGCCGGGGCGCCAGGTTGGCGACGATCACGATGGCGCGGCCGACGACGGCCTCCGGCTCGTAGCTTTCGGCGATGCCGGCCAGGATCGTCCGGGGCGCCGGGTCGCCGGCGTCCACGGTCAGCTTCAGGAGCTTCTTCGACTTCGGGAGCCGCTCGGCCGCGAGGATCTTCGCCGTCCTGAGCTCCACCTTCATGAAGTCGTCGATCGTGATGTGCTGGGCCGTGGGTGCCGCGGCGGCGGCAGGAACCGCGGCCTCGGACGCGGCGGGGGCTGGGGCTGGGGCCGCCGCGGCGGCCGGGTCGGGTGCTGGCGTAGGGGTCTCGCTCACGACAATCGCTCCCTTGTCCTCGATCCGGGGCCAGAGGGCCCCGGCATTCACGATCTGCTTCGCGCGGCCGCTCTCCCAGGCCGCGTCCTCGATCCGCAGGACGTCCGGCGCGCGAGTGTCGCCCATCCGCCGCAGGATCTCGACGGCGGATCGCGGCATGATGGGCCGCAGCAGGACGGCCGCGACCCGGACGGCCTCGGCGGCATCGTACAGCACGCCTGTGAGCGCCGTCTCCTGCGTCGGGTCCTTCGCCAGGCTCCACGGCTGGCTGGCTGCCACGAACTCGTTGGTCGCGCTCACGAGACGGAACGCCGCGGCGGTCGCCTCGTGCAGGGCGAGCCGATCCATGGCGTCCCTGTAGGCCGACACGGCCTGCTCCGCCGCCGCCGTCAGGGTGGACGAGCGCGGCGCGGAGGCCTCGAGACGCCCCTGCCGGTAACGCTCCGACATCGACGCCACGCGGTTCACGAGGTTGCCGAGATTGTTCGCCAGGTCGGCGTTGTACTTCTCTTCGAACCGCTCCCACGTGAAGTCGCCGTCGCCGCCGTACGGCACTTCCTTCGTCAGGTAGAGCCGCAGCGGATCGGGCCCGAACCGCTTCGCCGCGTCCAGCGGGTCCACGATGTTGCCGAGCGACTTGCTCATCCGCTCGCCCTTGAAGAACACCCAGCCGTGCCCGAACACCTGCCGCGGGAGCGGCACCCGGGCGCTCATCAGCATGGCCGGCCAGATCACGCAGTGGAAGCGCGTGATGTCCTTGCCGACGACGTGCAGGCTGGCGGGCCAGTCCGTGGCGAATCGCTCGGCGTCCCAGCCGTACCCGACCGCCGCGGCGTAGTTGATGAGCGCGTCGAACCACACGTAGACCACGCTCGCCTCGTCGAACGGCAGCGGGATGCCCCACGACTGGCCGGCGCGGCTGATCGAGAGGTCCTCGAGGCCGCCCTCCACGAAGCGCAGGATCTCGTTGCGCCGGATTTCGGGCTCGATGAAGGACGGGTGCGCGGCGTAGTGGTCCAGGAGCGGCTGTTGGTACTTCGAGAGCCGGAAGAACCAGTTCTTCTCGCGGATCCACTCGGGCGTCGTCTTGTGGATCGGGCACTGCCCGTCGACCAGATCCTTCTCCGGCTTGAACTCCTCGCAGCCGACGCAGTAGTGGCCCTCGTAGGTGCCCTCGTAGATGTCCCCGTTGTCGAGACACGCCTGCGCCATGGCCCGCACCGCGGGGAAATGCCGCCGCCGGTCGGTCGTCCGGATGAAGTCGTCGAAGGAGATGTCGAGGCCGTCCCAGGTCTGGCGGAAGGCCCGTTCCATCTCGTCGCAGTAGGCGAGCGGGTCCTTCCCCTGCTCCTGCGCGCGCTTGAACACGTTCTGGCTGTGCTCGTCGTTCCCCATCAGGAAGAACGTGTCGTCGCCCTTCAGGCGGTGGTAGCGCGCGATGACGTCGGCCGTGATCTTCTCGTACGCCGTCCCGAGGTGCGGCCGGCTGTTCACGTAGTCGATGGCGGTGGTGAGGAAGTAGCGCATCTCGGGGCCCGGGTCCCGGGGCTCGGGGCCCGGGACGCTTCGATACGGCTGTCGGCCGCGGTCAGGATTGCCTGTCGAGCCAGGCCTTCGTGGCCTGGGCGTGGACGTCCTTGACGGGGACGCCGTGGGCGGCGGCCAGCCGGGCGACGTCGTCGAATTCCGGCTGGGCGTTGAGCAGCCGGCCGGCGCGCCGGGCCACCTTGACCCGGACGTCGCCAAGCGGCGTCGCGACGCTCACGGTCTCGCGGTCGAGACAGTCGCGATCCATGGTCTGGTAGCGGACGCCGATGGTCGTGGTCTCGGCGAAGACGAGGTCCGCCAGCCGCTCGCGATCCTCGGGCCGGCTCACGACGGTCATGAGCGTGCCCGGCCGGTTCTTCTTCATCTGCACCGGCTGGTAGTACACCTCCAGCGCGCCCGCCTCGAGGAGCCGGTCCATGAGCACGCCGAAGATCTGGGGGTTCATGTCGTCGATTTCACACGCCATCACCGACACGCGCATCGCGGACGCCGAGGCCGACGCCTCGCCGAGCACCGCGCGCAGCACGTTCGGGGTCTCCGGCAGCTCGCGGTCGCCCGCGCCGTATCCGACGGCGGTCACGCGCATGGCCGGCATGGGGCCGTACGCCGCCGCGTACTCGGTGAGGACCAGCGCGCCGGTCGGCGTGAGGGTCTCGAGCTGGACGCCGCTCGAGTAGACGGGGGCGGCGCCCAGGAGCCGGACGGTGGCAGGCGCGGGCACGGGGAACACGCCATGGGCCGAGCGCACCATGCCGCCGCCGACGTTCATCGGCGACACGACCACCCGGTCCACGCCCAGCCACTCGAAGGCGAACACGGCGCCGACGATGTCGATGATGGAATCGATCGCGCCCACTTCGTGCAGGTGCACCTTCTCGAGCGACGTGCCATGGACGGCGGCCTCGGCCTCGGCCAGCCGCGTGAACATGCCGTTGGCGCGCGCTTTCCCGGCGTCGCTGAGGGCGGACCGGTCGATGGCCGCGCGAATGTGCTTCAGGTGGTAGTGGCGGTGCGGCACGGGCCCGTCGGCGGGCGGCTGGCCGCCGGACGTCGCTCCGCCGGCCGCGACGGCGGCGTGCTCGTGCACGCGGAACTTCATCGACGACAGTCCCTGCTTCATCACGCGGTCGGCCGCGATGGTGTAGCCGTCAACGGCCAGGGACCCGAGCGCCCGTCGAAGCTCGTCGAACGGCACGCCCAGGTCGACCAGGGCACCCAGAATCATGTCGCCGGCGGCGCCGGCAAAGCAGTCGAAGTACAGAATCTTCACGGCATCCGCCGGGTTGGAAACCCCCAGCGTACTCCAAACCGGCGGCCGGCGTCCGCGGTCAGGGCCGGAAGATCGCCGGCCAGCCGTCGCGCAGGCTCTGCCAGCAGCCGTGCCCGAGCACCACGTGGTCGACGACGACGATGCCCATCAGCTCCCCCGCGGCCACGAGCCGGCGCGTGAGCTGCAGGTCGTCGCTGCTCGGCGTGGGGTCGCCGGAGGGATGGTTGTGGAAGACGAGCACCGCGGCCGCCGAATGCTCGGCCGCGGCGCGGAAGACCTCCCGCGGATGGACGAGGCTCGCGTCCAGGGTGCCGGTCGTGAGCGGCACGACCCGCAGGACGCGGTGTTTCGTATCCAGCAGCACCGCGCCGAAGCGCTCCTCCCGGTGGCCGCCGTGCTCGGGCAGGAGGTAGGCTGCGGCCGCCGACGGCGTGGCCAGCCGCGGGCGCTCGACGCGGGGCGCCGAGACCGCCCGCCGCCCGAGTTCCAGCGCCGCGACGAGCCGGAGGGCGCGCGAGGGCCCGACACCGGGGACGCGCGCCAGTTGGGCCGGGACCGCGCGCGCCAGGCCGGCCAGCCCGCCGGCCTCGGCCAGGAGCGCCGCGGCCACGCTGAGGGCTTCGCGCTGCCGGACGCCGGTGCCGAGCACGACGGCGACGAGCTCGCGGTCTCCCAAGGCCGCCGCGCCGAGGCGATGCAGCCGCTCCCGCGGCCGTTCGGACGGCGCCAGGCCGGCCATGCCGGTGGCTTGAGGCGAGGAGGCGTTCACGGCCGTGGCGACGAGCGAACGGCATGCCATCCTCGCGGCCGATGCCGTGCTGGCGCCGGGCGCCGCGACGGACGTCGGGCGCGGCCGGGGTGGCACTCCCCGCGATCGTCCGGCCGCGCCGGCGCGGCAGATGTCGCGCTCAGGGCCGCCAGGTGGCGTCGAACAGGACGTCGGCCCAGCCGGTCAGGAACACGCCGTCGTCGCGCCACTCGACGCGCTGGCTGCCGCCCGGCGACACCACGTCCACGTCGCGCGACGCGCCCCCGAACTGCATGGCGGACACCGCGGCGGCGCACGCCCCGGTGCCGGACGCCTCGGTGGGCCCCACCCCGCGTTCCCAGATGAGGATGCGGACGCGGTCCGGCGTCTCGACGACGGCGAACTCCACGTTCGTCCCGGCAGGAAACCGTGGGTGGGTCGACAGTGCCGGACCGAGCCGCGCGAAGCGCGCCGGGTCCGGCAGCGCCGGCAGGAGCGCCACGCACTGGGGGTTGCCGATGCCCAGCGTCACGACGACCTGGGACTCCCCGGCCGCGTCGAGGGTCTCCTGGCGCAGGTCCGTCGGCTGGCCCATGGCGGCCCGGAACAGGTAGCGGCCGTCGGTCCGCGACATCAGGGTGAGCGTGCGCTCGCCCGCATCGGTCTGGCAGATGACGCTCGTGGCCCCGGCCTCGGAGCCTCCGCGCCGCTCGCGGTCGCGGACCACGAGCGCGGCCAGGCACCGGAGCCCATTGCCGGAGAGCTCCGACGGGCTCCCATCCGCGTTGATGAGGCGCATCGTTGCGCCGCCCTCGATGAACGCGTAGAGGATCAGGCCGTCGCCGCCGACGCCCGTGTGCCTGGCGCACAGCGTCCGCGCGAGGGCGGCCGGATCGGCGCCGCGGGCCTGGTCGGTGGTGACGAAGAGGAAATCGTTGCCGTAGGCGTGGGCCTTGGTGACGGTCATGGCATGCGGAACGCGCGGAAGGTCCAGGTGAGCCCGGTCGTGACGCCGAGATCGGGGTCGTTCGAGGTGGCCCCGATGAGCGCCGCGGCATCGAACCGGAGCGCGCGGCGGTACAGCCGGAGTCCCGCGCGCGCGATGCCGCGGTTCTCGGTCCCGGGCACGGGAGACGACGAGGCCAGGTTCATGCGCCCGTTGTACTCGGTCACGGCTTCGAGGCCCCAGCGCAGCCGGGCCGCGAGCGACATGCCGAACGTGAGGAGGTCTTCCTGCCGGGCCGCCACCACCGGATCGCCGACGATGGCGAGGCCGGCGTTGGCCACCCAGCGCACGCGCGCCACCGACTTGCCCATCAGGAACGAGGCGAAGAAGTCGGTCGTGTCCTGGCCCAGGCCGGACTCGTTGGACGCGTTGGGCAGGCGCGTCGCGAAGCGGATGCCGATGGCGGGCCGGTGCGGCCCCTCGTTCAGGAAGCGGAGCTTCGTCGCGATGACCACGTCGTCCACCGCCGTGGTCCGATCGCCCGTGAACGACAGGATGGACGACAGCGGCGCGGGCCGCCGCCCGGTGATGTCCAGGCGACGGTACGGACTGCCGTCGATCTGGATCTCGGCGATCGGCCCGACGCCGACGCTGATGCCGATCGTCGGCACCGACGTCAGGTCGCCCTGCAGCCCCGACAGCGGGAACGTCGCGCCGCGGACGCGGTCGAAACCGGCCTCGATCAGCACCTGCCCGCCGCCCACGGTCGCCGGATCCTCGGTGACCAGCGGCCGCTGCTGTGCCCGCGCCGGCACGGCCGACGCCAGCAGCACGATCGCCGTGCCCGCGGCCCATCCCGTCCACACACGCTTGCCGTCGCTCACGAGGTCTCCTCGCCGCCGCGCGCCCTCACGCGCGCCGGCTCTCCAGCACGAAGGTCACGGGGCCGTCGTTCTCCAGCGTCACGCGCATGTCGGCCTGGAACTCGCCCGTCTCCACGGGCAGGCCGGCCGCGCGCAGCGTGGTCACCACGTCCTCATAGAGCCGGCGCGCCTCGTCGGGGGGCGCCGCGCCGTCGAACGAGGGGCGGCGTCCCTTCCGGCAGTCGGCGGCCAGCGTGAACTGCGAGACCACGAGGACAGCGCCGCCCACCTCGCCCACCGACCGGTTCATGCGGACCCGGCCATCGGCGCCGCCCTCGTCGTCGAAGATCCGAAGGTCGCGGATCTTGCCGGCGATGTGCGCGACGTCGGATGGACCGTCGCCTCGTTCCACGCCGACCAGGGCGAGGATCCCGCGGCCGATGGCGCCCACCTCGCGTTCGCCCACGACCACGCGTGCCTCCCGCACGCGCTGCAGCACCGCGCGCACCTAGCGTCCCGTCTCCGCAGGCGCCGCCGCGAAGCGCGGGCGCGTGCGCGTTCCACGGCCGCGAGCCACGGGCGCCGGGCTCACGAGCGGCCCCTCAGGCTGGCCAGCGTCGCGACGATTTCCAGGGTCTCCGGCGCGGCCGCCGCGCCAGCGGGCCCGGGCTCGCCCGACGCGCCCCCCGGGGCGAGGCGCCTGTCGAGCAGGTGCCGCGGCATGACGTTGGTCAGGGCCTTCAGCATCGACGCCTTGACGTGCGGGTGCTCGCGCTCGAGATCGCGGACGAGGCGCTTGACGCGCTGCCGCTGCAGGCCGAGGTCCCCGCACGCCGGGCAGCAGCAGCCGACGACCGGCAGCTCCGACTCGTGGGTGTAGGCGCTGGCATCGGCTTCGGTCGTGTACACCAGCGGCCGGATGACGACGTGCCGCCCGTTGTCGGACACCAGCCGGGCCGGCATGGCCTTGAGCGCGCCGGCGAAGAAGATGTTGAGGAGCAGCGTCTCGACCACGTCGTCGAGGTGATG
Proteins encoded:
- a CDS encoding polyprenyl synthetase family protein is translated as MPKTTLDLLQLFEPVRDDLVEVEREYLRQVESKVGVIPEIGAYIQKSGGKRVRPALLLMASRLCGYVGPRAVLNAAVVEFIHTATLVHDDIIDDAETRRGQKAVHSRWGNDVTVLAGDFLYIKSMAMALTQDTLDVVRLLCDITLRMIEGEIYQLTKNGDVDITEDEHFDIIRRKTAHLFGGCAEIGAMLGDAGMEKRVALREYGFNLGVLFQLVDDQLDFTGEAEALGKPVGGDLLEGKMTLPLIHLRDNGGPDAVALIRRIVAERHASPEDWARIRHLLAEHRSLEYAQARARTFGETAIRHLAVFPDRPEREALVALAEFVIARDR
- a CDS encoding TatD family hydrolase codes for the protein MIDSHCHLAGEEFAADLDAVLDRAAAAGVDRLLVIVAAEDDAEWERATALAARDARIRLATGVHPHHAHMFAADPEEAARVVAGRLDREPSVVAIGEIGLDYHYSFSPPGVQQAVFRAQLALARARRLPVAIHTREAEADTLALIGDARAAGPVTGVFHCFTGDAAAAGRALATGFYLSFSGILTFPRAGELRDALRATPLDRVLLETDAPYLAPVPHRGTRNEPAFVAVTAAVAAKARGVTPAELAGAVDRNYEALFGA
- the metG gene encoding methionine--tRNA ligase; translated protein: MRYFLTTAIDYVNSRPHLGTAYEKITADVIARYHRLKGDDTFFLMGNDEHSQNVFKRAQEQGKDPLAYCDEMERAFRQTWDGLDISFDDFIRTTDRRRHFPAVRAMAQACLDNGDIYEGTYEGHYCVGCEEFKPEKDLVDGQCPIHKTTPEWIREKNWFFRLSKYQQPLLDHYAAHPSFIEPEIRRNEILRFVEGGLEDLSISRAGQSWGIPLPFDEASVVYVWFDALINYAAAVGYGWDAERFATDWPASLHVVGKDITRFHCVIWPAMLMSARVPLPRQVFGHGWVFFKGERMSKSLGNIVDPLDAAKRFGPDPLRLYLTKEVPYGGDGDFTWERFEEKYNADLANNLGNLVNRVASMSERYRQGRLEASAPRSSTLTAAAEQAVSAYRDAMDRLALHEATAAAFRLVSATNEFVAASQPWSLAKDPTQETALTGVLYDAAEAVRVAAVLLRPIMPRSAVEILRRMGDTRAPDVLRIEDAAWESGRAKQIVNAGALWPRIEDKGAIVVSETPTPAPDPAAAAAPAPAPAASEAAVPAAAAAPTAQHITIDDFMKVELRTAKILAAERLPKSKKLLKLTVDAGDPAPRTILAGIAESYEPEAVVGRAIVIVANLAPRPMMGLVSEGMVLAASTDGGPAMLINPEPAPPGARVR
- the larC gene encoding nickel pincer cofactor biosynthesis protein LarC, whose translation is MKILYFDCFAGAAGDMILGALVDLGVPFDELRRALGSLAVDGYTIAADRVMKQGLSSMKFRVHEHAAVAAGGATSGGQPPADGPVPHRHYHLKHIRAAIDRSALSDAGKARANGMFTRLAEAEAAVHGTSLEKVHLHEVGAIDSIIDIVGAVFAFEWLGVDRVVVSPMNVGGGMVRSAHGVFPVPAPATVRLLGAAPVYSSGVQLETLTPTGALVLTEYAAAYGPMPAMRVTAVGYGAGDRELPETPNVLRAVLGEASASASAMRVSVMACEIDDMNPQIFGVLMDRLLEAGALEVYYQPVQMKKNRPGTLMTVVSRPEDRERLADLVFAETTTIGVRYQTMDRDCLDRETVSVATPLGDVRVKVARRAGRLLNAQPEFDDVARLAAAHGVPVKDVHAQATKAWLDRQS
- the radC gene encoding DNA repair protein RadC, which produces MACRSLVATAVNASSPQATGMAGLAPSERPRERLHRLGAAALGDRELVAVVLGTGVRQREALSVAAALLAEAGGLAGLARAVPAQLARVPGVGPSRALRLVAALELGRRAVSAPRVERPRLATPSAAAAYLLPEHGGHREERFGAVLLDTKHRVLRVVPLTTGTLDASLVHPREVFRAAAEHSAAAVLVFHNHPSGDPTPSSDDLQLTRRLVAAGELMGIVVVDHVVLGHGCWQSLRDGWPAIFRP
- the dapF gene encoding diaminopimelate epimerase, whose amino-acid sequence is MTVTKAHAYGNDFLFVTTDQARGADPAALARTLCARHTGVGGDGLILYAFIEGGATMRLINADGSPSELSGNGLRCLAALVVRDRERRGGSEAGATSVICQTDAGERTLTLMSRTDGRYLFRAAMGQPTDLRQETLDAAGESQVVVTLGIGNPQCVALLPALPDPARFARLGPALSTHPRFPAGTNVEFAVVETPDRVRILIWERGVGPTEASGTGACAAAVSAMQFGGASRDVDVVSPGGSQRVEWRDDGVFLTGWADVLFDATWRP
- the dtd gene encoding D-aminoacyl-tRNA deacylase, whose product is MRAVLQRVREARVVVGEREVGAIGRGILALVGVERGDGPSDVAHIAGKIRDLRIFDDEGGADGRVRMNRSVGEVGGAVLVVSQFTLAADCRKGRRPSFDGAAPPDEARRLYEDVVTTLRAAGLPVETGEFQADMRVTLENDGPVTFVLESRRA
- the ttcA gene encoding tRNA 2-thiocytidine(32) synthetase TtcA, giving the protein MAYRTPLEARIAKQVTRAITDYGLIEDGDRVMVGLSGGKDSWALFQILDVLRRRAPITFSLVAVTVDSGYADYRHDRITEACRARGWELEIAHTSIGGVMDDILDAGDTPCSLCARLRRGVLYRLADQVGATKIALGHHLDDVVETLLLNIFFAGALKAMPARLVSDNGRHVVIRPLVYTTEADASAYTHESELPVVGCCCPACGDLGLQRQRVKRLVRDLEREHPHVKASMLKALTNVMPRHLLDRRLAPGGASGEPGPAGAAAAPETLEIVATLASLRGRS